In the Malania oleifera isolate guangnan ecotype guangnan chromosome 1, ASM2987363v1, whole genome shotgun sequence genome, one interval contains:
- the LOC131165323 gene encoding probable mannitol dehydrogenase — MAKSSSPEHEHPQKAFGWAARDETGILSPFNFSRRATGEKDVKFKILFCGICHSDLNKVKNERRNSKYPLLPGHEIVGVVTEVGSKVQKFKVGDRVGVGCMVGACHSCDSCNNDLENYCSKMILTYGVTYYDGTTTYGGYSNMMVADERYVIRIPDNLPLNGAAPLLCAGITVHSPFKYFGLTEPGKHVGVVGLGGVGHVAVKFAKAFGARVTVISTNPRKKKDALEQLGADGFLTSTDQDQMNAAMGTLDGIIDTVCAVHPILPLLGLLKPHGKLVLVGVPNGPLELPVFPLLSGRRLVAGSGIGGMKETQEMIDFAAKHNITADIEVIPMDYVNTAMERLEKADVRYRFVIDIGNTLAAA; from the exons ATGGCTAAATCATCTTCACCAGAGCATGAACACCCGCAGAAGGCCTTTGGCTGGGCTGCCAGAGACGAAACTGGAATTCTTTCTCCCTTCAATTTCTCCAGGAG AGCAACAGGCGAAAAGGATGTGAAATTTAAGATTTTGTTCTGTGGAATCTGTCATTCTGATCTGAACAAAGTTAAGAATGAGAGGAGGAATTCCAAGTACCCTCTTCTTCCCGG GCATGAGATTGTGGGAGTAGTGACAGAGGTGGGGAGCAAGGTTCAAAAGTTTAAAGTGGGAGACAGAGTAGGCGTGGGGTGCATGGTCGGGGCTTGCCACTCCTGTGACAGCTGCAATAATGACCTTGAGAATTACTGCTCCAAAATGATACTAACCTATGGTGTCACTTACTACGACGGAACCACCACGTACGGCGGCTATTCCAACATGATGGTGGCCGACGAGCGCTACGTGATTCGAATTCCCGATAACCTGCCTCTCAATGGTGCTGCTCCTCTCCTATGTGCCGGGATCACGGTGCACAGCCCATTCAAATACTTCGGCCTTACCGAGCCCGGCAAGCATGTGGGCGTGGTTGGCCTTGGTGGCGTAGGACATGTTGCTGTGAAGTTTGCAAAGGCCTTTGGGGCTAGAGTTACAGTGATTAGTACCAATCCTAGAAAGAAGAAGGATGCTTTAGAACAACTTGGTGCCGACGGGTTCCTCACCAGTACTGACCAAGATCAGATGAAT GCTGCCATGGGCACACTAGACGGTATCATCGACACGGTCTGTGCCGTTCATCCAATCTTACCATTGCTTGGCCTATTGAAGCCCCATGGAAAGCTTGTCTTGGTTGGGGTACCAAACGGACCGCTTGAGCTACCCGTATTTCCTCTGCTTTCAG GGAGGAGATTGGTTGCTGGGAGTGGCATTGGGGGGATGAAGGAGACGCAAGAGATGATTGATTTTGCTGCAAAACACAACATAACAGCTGATATCGAGGTCATTCCAATGGACTACGTGAACACGGCCATGGAGCGTCTCGAGAAAGCTGATGTTAGATATCGCTTCGTCATCGACATTGGAAACACATTAGCTGCTGCCTAG